A section of the Planctomycetota bacterium genome encodes:
- a CDS encoding AAA family ATPase, with protein sequence MHDAISRLRDNVASVLFGKQDVVDRVIVCLLARGHLLIEDVPGVGKTVLATALARSIDATFSRVQLTPDLLPSDILGVEVLDARTGTFTFKKGPIFANVVLADEVNRTPPRTQAALLEAMAESTVTVDGRVLALEAPFMVIATQNPFDFEGTYALPENQLDRFLMRVSIGYPSPDEESRVLRDRPANSPLHSLRPAISRADLLALQEAVDRVTIARPLLEYIVAFANATRRDPRLLHGLSPRGSLALAQAARASALFAGRDHALPEDVVENVVAVCAHRVVPKGGTIADAASSERVVTDILRSLPPIV encoded by the coding sequence ATGCACGACGCCATATCCCGACTGCGTGACAACGTCGCCTCGGTCCTGTTCGGGAAGCAGGACGTCGTGGACCGCGTGATCGTGTGCCTGCTGGCGCGCGGGCACCTGCTGATCGAGGACGTGCCGGGCGTGGGCAAGACGGTGCTGGCGACGGCGCTGGCCCGGAGCATCGACGCGACGTTCAGCCGCGTGCAACTGACGCCCGACCTGCTGCCGAGCGACATCCTGGGCGTGGAAGTGCTGGACGCCCGCACGGGGACGTTCACGTTCAAGAAGGGGCCGATCTTCGCGAACGTGGTGCTGGCGGACGAGGTGAACCGCACGCCCCCGCGGACGCAGGCGGCCCTGCTCGAGGCGATGGCCGAATCGACGGTGACGGTCGACGGGCGGGTGCTGGCGCTGGAGGCGCCGTTCATGGTGATCGCGACGCAGAACCCGTTCGACTTCGAGGGGACGTACGCCCTGCCCGAGAACCAGCTCGACCGGTTCCTGATGCGCGTGAGCATCGGCTACCCCAGCCCGGACGAGGAATCGCGCGTGCTGCGCGATCGCCCGGCGAACTCGCCCCTGCACTCGCTCCGGCCGGCGATCTCGCGGGCCGACCTGCTGGCACTGCAGGAGGCGGTCGACCGCGTGACGATCGCGCGCCCGCTGCTGGAGTACATCGTCGCGTTCGCGAACGCGACCCGGCGTGACCCGCGCCTGCTGCACGGGCTCTCGCCCCGCGGGTCGCTCGCGCTCGCGCAGGCGGCCCGGGCGTCGGCGCTCTTCGCGGGGCGCGACCATGCGCTGCCCGAGGACGTCGTCGAGAACGTCGTCGCGGTGTGCGCGCACCGCGTGGTGCCCAAGGGCGGGACCATCGCCGACGCCGCGTCGAGCGAGCGCGTCGTCACGGATATCCTGCGATCGCTCCCGCCGATCGTGTAG
- a CDS encoding CDGSH iron-sulfur domain-containing protein, which produces MPRLIRLDATGPVRIDPADFPRDEQGNLKPIFVCACGLSGRFPMCDGTHKACRTSEQADVLYTYDHVTKTVIDQRPL; this is translated from the coding sequence ATGCCGCGACTCATCCGACTCGACGCCACCGGCCCGGTCCGCATCGACCCGGCGGACTTTCCGCGCGACGAGCAGGGCAACCTCAAGCCGATCTTCGTGTGCGCGTGCGGGCTGTCGGGGCGGTTCCCGATGTGCGACGGGACGCACAAGGCATGCCGCACGAGCGAGCAGGCCGACGTGCTGTACACCTACGACCACGTGACGAAGACGGTGATCGACCAGCGGCCGCTGTAG